A segment of the Phycisphaerae bacterium RAS1 genome:
CTCGCCGCCGGCGCGGTGCTGCTCGCCGCCGGCGTTGCTGCCCCGACGCGGCCGGCGTTCGCCTGGCAGGGCGCCCTCTTCGCCGTCCTGACCGCCGCCGCGGCCCTGCTGCTCGACCGGGACTTACGGCGTGTCGTCCGAAACCGCGGGCGGATCGAGGCGATGGCGTAGGGAGTGCATCCGGTTTCAGGTGGCGATCGGTCCGAACCCGCCGCGCCAAGCGGCGGGGTGATGTCCGCGACCTGTGGGGCTCCGATCGCCGACGATCGTCAACCCGCCGCTTGGCGCGGCGGGTTCGGAAAGACGCCGCGATCGCCACCACTATCGGGTTGCGCCCTGGCGCAGCGCGGCTTCGGGCATTCTTGCCGCCCGGAGCAGGTGCAGCTATGCTTCCGACCCGCGCATTCAACGTGGCGGAAGACCCCTGCCGATAGTCCAGCGGGCGCGAGGACGCAGCGCAATGAAGTACCGTGATCGAATTTTCAAAGCCTACGCGACGCTCGGCCACCGCCGCAGCGAGCCCATCTCGCTGGACGAAGCGGACCGCTGGGGCATTCCCTACGCGCACTATTTTCGGGGCTGGCTGCCGGCCGCGAAGGACGCGAAGATCGTTGACCTGGCCTGCGGATTCGGCCGCCTGCTCCGCTTTTTCACCAAGCGCGGCTACACCAATGTCATGGGCGTTGACCTGAGCGGGGAAGAGGTGGAGTTGGCTCGCAAAATCCACCCCAATGTCGTACAGGCCAACCTGCTCGATTTTCTCAAAGAGCACCAGAACGAGTTCGACCTGATCACGGCCACGGACATCATTGAACATTTGACAAAGGACGAAGTGCTGGACTTCCTGGACGGCGTGAACGGCGCGCTGCGCCCCGGCGGGCGGGTCATCCTGCAGACCGTGAATGCAGATGTTCCCTGGGGGCTGATGCACCGCTATCACGATCTGACGCATGAACTGGCCTTCAATCCGCACTCCATCGAGTGGCTTCTGCATCTGACAGGGTTCTCCGAGGCGCGGAGCCGCGAGTGCGGCCCGGTCGCGCATGGCGTCGCGTCGTCAATTCGCCTCGTGCTGTGGCAGGTGATGCGTCTGAGGCTGATCCTTGAAAACCTGATCGAGACGGGCGCCGCCGGCGCTGGCGTGATGAGTCGCGTTTTCATGGCCAGCGCCGTCAAGCGCTGACGGCCGAACAGCGGAACGACCGAGTCTTCGGTCAACGCCGAATTGATGGGGAGCATCGGCGTCTCGCCGGTGCGCACCGGCTGGAAGC
Coding sequences within it:
- the ubiG_3 gene encoding Ubiquinone biosynthesis O-methyltransferase, which produces MKYRDRIFKAYATLGHRRSEPISLDEADRWGIPYAHYFRGWLPAAKDAKIVDLACGFGRLLRFFTKRGYTNVMGVDLSGEEVELARKIHPNVVQANLLDFLKEHQNEFDLITATDIIEHLTKDEVLDFLDGVNGALRPGGRVILQTVNADVPWGLMHRYHDLTHELAFNPHSIEWLLHLTGFSEARSRECGPVAHGVASSIRLVLWQVMRLRLILENLIETGAAGAGVMSRVFMASAVKR